From the genome of Bos indicus x Bos taurus breed Angus x Brahman F1 hybrid chromosome 19, Bos_hybrid_MaternalHap_v2.0, whole genome shotgun sequence:
TGTCGACACAGGAGACTTCCGTGGAGCCCCTCGAGGTGGCTCTTCTCCACCAGGCAGGTGGTTGCTCAGGTCCCTCTAGAGCATCTGATCTGGTGGGAGGCCCAAACACTGCTGCTGTTATTTTTTAAGCTTCCCAAGTGTCTCCAAGGTGAGTCGAGGTTGAAAACTACTGCCCTGAATCTTTGTATTTGAATCCTGGAAACTTTTTAGAGGGAAGTGTTGAAATGCTCTAACAGCCTCAgagcctgcagagtttctgcaggGCTGCctgtttctttcagtttcttcaggGCTGCCACCCCGGCTTTAGAACAACTGAAATACAGTCCTCAAGGCTGAGCAGACTCGGCCAAAGGCCTTGTTTAAAAAGTCCGCTTTTGAGGGGCATGCGAGCAGGTAAAATCTGACTCAGTCCACTGCATCATGATTGCCGTAAACAATCTCCAAACAAGATAGAGAAGAACAAGCCACACAGTGCGTTTGAACGCCCGGCTGGTTCCGACGGGCTGGTGACCAGCCGACAACGCAGGACCAGTGCCTGCGGTCTGGGCTGTATTTTGGCTTCAGGgagcattaaaaagaaacaaggagGGGACtgccagtggctgggactctgtgctctcaattcAGGGAGCCTGGATtctctccctggtcagggaactagatcccacatgccacaactaagaccaggtacagctggataaataaataaaaaataaatattaaaaaaatttttttaaaaggaaacaaggaAATGAGGAGGAACAGAGCTGAGGTCACTGGAACTGGGAACCAGCCAGGTTACTGCTTCTTGGGTCACTCTTGGCTGTTTTTCCTTCCCTGTCTGGGAAGGCGTGAGTGGCCACAGCTTCCTGCAGCTGCCACAACAAATGACTACAAACTGCGGGCTTCCAAGGACCCAGATTCATTCCCCGTCTGAACTCAAGGTGGTCCCGGGGCAGCGTGCCCTCTGAGAGCCCCTGGCAGCCGTGGCCGCTGCCCTCGGCCTGGTGTGTGCGTCCGTGCCTCTGCTGTCTCTGACCTGTGCACATCAGTGCATTTAGGAGCCACCCGGGGAACCCATGGGCTCACACCTTGAGATCGCTTGTCATCTGCAAAAACCTTGTGTCCAAGTAAAGTCGCCATCCCAGGCTCGGTGATGAGACACACCTTGGGGACCGCTGCCACGTTTGTTCAAAGTGTGTTTCTACGTGGAGCCCGCACTGGTTCAGGGttctgacaccaaaagcatgcCTTGAGCCAGCCCTGGATTCCAGATTTGGGTAAAAACATCAGCTCCAAAGGGCCTTGGCTGAGCAGGGGCCCTGATTCTCAATCCCTGCTTCTCCTTTCCCATGGACAGTCGGGGATGGGGGAGTGGTCATTTAAAGTTaagtaaaatgcagattccaacTAGTGGGCCTGGTATAGGGCCTGACCCGTCTACGCTTCTAAGGAGCTCCCAGGTCTCTGCCGGTCCAAGATCCACAATAAGAAGCAAGCCTCTGGTGAGTATGAGAAACACCAGGTCCCCCCACCCCTACCACCCACCTAGCGCTCATCCAGGACGGTGCATGCCAGCAGCCTCTGTCACCTTCCAAGAACCTGGTCCAGAAGCCCCCACTCCAGGCCCAGGAGCAAGACTATGGTGCCACCGTCAGGAATTCCAGCGGAGCCCACAACTCCCCCGGAAAATCTGTGCTCTTCCCACTCATCCCCCTTTCCTGCCCTCTGACGAGTCCACAGTCCTCCACTCAGGCCAGACCCAGCCTGCCCACTGCCCCCTCGCCCACCTGTGGGGCCCACAGGGTGCCCCTCCTTTCCGCCAGCCTGGGTGCAGCAAGGTGACAGACACAGGGACAGCAAGGAGGACAGGAAGAGGCTGGAGATCGGATGTGGCTCCAGAAAACCACGTGCTTCCTCCGCTGTGTGAGGTGAGCACCTCGCCTGCAGCCAGCGCATGTGTCCTTCCTGGAGGGCGGCATGGGGGCCAGCGGTGCAGGGGTCCCGGGAAGGAGGCTCCTGCTTCCGTCCACCCCCTGGGCCCAGGGGGAGCCAGGACAAGGGTGGGCTGAACAGGGCTCAGTGATGAAACCACCCTCCCCTCATTCAGCAAATGGCAGCCCCATAGCCAGTGCAGACGTGTCCCCCCTGGACTGACCAGACACCGAGACACCTCAGAACTGTGCCCGTGTGTTTTTGAGCTTGAAGTCACTCACACAAGCATGAGagggaaacaattaaaaaaacctTGGACACATTTTAACTTGACCCCCACTGTGTGCGGCCGTCTGTCCCCTCAATCTGACATGAGATGGGAGGGCCAGGCATCGATATGATCTGTAAACAAGGCGAATTCCTCTGGGAGAAGGTCACGCTCCGTGGACGGGATGCTTATTCGTGGTTCGCCGCCCCAGCTGCGACCTTCCCCATCTCTCTGTTTACACTGGGCCCTGGAAGGGCCTGCCTACTGCTTGGCTGATGTCAACAGCGACCTTCCAGGAAGGCCTGGAAACCAGGCATCTATGGATAGCTTACCCCggccctttcctctccccagtaCCCTGCCTCCTCCAGCTAGGAAGTAGCTATTTGGGGCAGGGAAATGAGATGGCAGGACTGTCCCTCTGAGATCAACTCAGCGCTCTGTGGCTCCCTGGATAATGGTTCTGTGTGTCCAGCCCATCCTCCGGTGAGTTTCAGGcagaaggagggaaggggggaGAGGATGGGTCGTGGTGGTTAGTTATCCTGGTATGAGGCCGGACTGGCCCAGTGGGGGACAGACACCGACAGGAGACCAAGTCCACAGAGGGAGTCACTCCTGGACGTGGTGAGCTCCCCGTCAGAGAAGGTATGCAAGCAGAGACGGATGTGAGTGTGGGGATGGAAGTGGACTGTtactgttttcaaatgagtctccTCACAGCTCTGattcctctccctgcccaccaccCACCAGGCCTGGGAGCTGCCCTGCTCACAGCCAAGCTCCAggaaggaaccagagatgaaggGAGTCCTCTGGACACTGTGGAGCCTGGAGCCAGCGGCCACAAGACCAGTGTGAGCTGAGGTTTCTGTCTTGCAGGGTCCTGGCTAGTAACCCGAGCAAGTACTAAATTGTGCGGCATTTCTTTTGAAGATTGTGGCTCAGCAATGAGAGAGAAGGGAGATGGAGCACTTTAGAGTTTCCCGGCAGTGCTCATAGTGGGTGAGAACATTTGGACCATCCAGGAAGAGAAGGACACATAGGTGCTGCCACAGGATGGGGGATGTGCCCTCTTGGGGCTCTTTGCAAGGCTGGTGTGGGCTCCCCGGTGATGGCAGGGGTGTAGGAGGGTGAAGGAGACTCATTAGGAAATGCAAGTTGAGCTGTAACTGGGAGGCTTGGAGAGCCAGAGCATATGGAGACTTGAGCACCTGGATCCAGCTGTGCCTGAAGCTGCTGAGGTCCATCCTTGTTCTCTCCTATGAGGTGGGGCAGTAAATCCCTTTTTGAGAGGATTGTttgtttgtgctaagtcacttgagttgtgtctgactctgtgaccctatggactgtagcccaccaggttcctctgtccatggcatttcccaggcaagaaacactggagcaggttaccggttcctcccccaggggatcttcccaacccagggcccaaacccgcatctcttccatctcctgcactgccaggcaggtttgttaccaccatcaccacctggGGATCTCCAGCGTTTACTTTTGCTTAAGTTCACGTGAGGTCATATTCCATCATCACAACTAGAAAATAATGGGGTTTGCAGTAAAAACGAGCGAATGCAGCAGATTTCATGTCTTTATTAAAGCCTGGCAAAGACCAAGGATTCCCACGTTCCTCTCTGCAGCCTCAAAAACAGCCCTTCCTCCACCACCCAAGGGAAGAAGCTAACAGAAATGAGAAGGGGCGGACAGACTACAGTTTGTGCCAAATGCTCTGCAGCTAGCTGGCCCCACCCGGAATAGGTCTCCAGTCCCAGCTGCCCTCAGAGTCTGTGCTTCCTGTTTTCACGGCCAGTTTCTGCACGGACGTTACCAACCAACATTTAAAAACGGCTCCTCAGATGGTCTAAAACACGCAACGCTTGTTCTTTTAATGACAACGAGAGTTGAATGAGTCCTGAACTCCACGCTGGGCATCAGGCCAAATGCTTTAACCTCCAGTATCTCATTCAGTCGCCAAGCCAGGGGAGGCGGTTTCTATTATTGGCCCAGTGTTACAGGTGACCAGACCCAAGCCCCAGGGTTCGTCACTTTCCCAAAGTTACCAGCTTCTGGAGTGATTCAGCACCACCACTGTCGCGTTTCACTCAGTTCCTTGGTCCTGAAACATCCTTGCACATTCTTCTCTCTCGCTGCCTCGTGGTCTGGCCCTGGCAAAGGGCTCGACATCAAAACACAATGTCCTCTCCCTGTTCttggccaccatcaccctcaccaCCCAAACCTCATTGTCCTGAGAAAGCCCTGTTGGGATTCTTGGGAAGCCAAGTGTCCAGCACCCGGCTGGGCACTTCCCGGGCACCTGTGCACATCTAATCGTGTTTTCTGTGTCAGAAGAGCAGGCTGTGCTCGTCAGAAGCCTGGTAGGACTCTGGCCACAGGGTTGTTTGTGATTTCAGGGCTGGGCAAGGAAAGTGCTAGGCGAGGGTTTTGGTTCCAAGTGGCCTCCTGCCGAGCAGTGAATCAAGCATCGGGTCGGAACTCACCCCGCCCCACGCTTTCCTGTTTGTTTTCCCCAAACTTGTTTACTTTGCCTCTACAGATGAAAGCCAGAGAGTATACATGGCTACCAGTGGGCGCTGGGGGCAGATTGTTCTCGTCCTTCCAGAGACAGAGCAAGCCGGGCTAGTCCCTTTCTGCAGCGCATCGAGCCGAAAGCTAAGAATTCGTTACTTCTCAGGCCTGGGAGGTGATGTCAGTCAAAGCACCAGCAGCCCTGAGCCAGGCATCTGCCATGAGGTCTTGTCCACTCCCAGCAAAGTCCCATCAGGGCTGCCTCGGTGTTAGGAAGTCCTGGCGCCTTGCTCGTGCCAGCAGGAGGACCAAGGCTTCTCCTTGAGCCCAATTAAATGTCAGCAGGATCAatcttcttttctaattatgtttttgtgtcatatcccctggaggagggcatggcaacccactccagtactcttgcttggagaatccccatggacagaggagctggtgggctacagtccatggggtcccaaagagttgggcatgactgagcaactgagcacaagcacaatcgctgtgtgccaagcactgcttAAGGTGATTAGACTGTACATCAGTTTCACTGGACTGTACATCAGACACATTAGACCGTATATGGTCTGTATGGTACAGTCTAATGTTAGACTGCACATCAGTTATCGGGACTCCCATGGTGATTAGACGGTACATCAAGTACATTAGACTGTACATCAGTTACATTGGACTGTACATCAGACACATTAGACCGTATATGGTCTGTATGGTACAGTCTAATGTTAGACTGCACATCAGTTATTGGGACTCCCATGGTGATTAGACGGTACATCAATTACATTAGACTGTACATCAGGCACATTGGACTGTACATCAGTCACATTGGACTGTACATCAGTCACATTAGATCATATATCAGTCACATTTGATTGTACATCAGTCACATTGGACTGTACCTCAGTCACATTGGACTGTACATCAGTTACTGGGATTCCCATGGTGATTAGACTGTACATCAGTTACGTTAGACTGTACATCACTTAACGGAGCTCCCACAGATGGAGATGGAGCAAACAACCCACCAGGTGGCATGGCCTGAGTTTTGCCAGGCCCGTGCATGTGTTGGGGTCCCTTGTGCTCTCCATAAACTGGGGTCCTGGGCTGTGGCTGCATCCaggttcacttttctttctttagccaACTTCGGCAATGGTGTGGGGCACCAGTCCTGTGTCTCACCTGCACATGGCCATCTGTCTGTTTTCACAGGCTGAGGTGAGCCAGGCCTTTAGCACGGAATCTCAGGCAGAGGAGAACCATGCGCACACAGACTTGGGTTTTGGAAGGTGCCCTCTGGCTGTGGGTGGaggattcaggtatgacctcatcctcaggactgggggtggggatggccaTGGGGCGTCTTTGCCATGTTAGGGAGGCAATTGACATCAGCCCCTCCTCAAGGTCACTGAGGTGGAGAACGGAGGAGGACGTGGCCTGAGAGGCAGGCAGCGAGTTTTGCTTTGGACACGTGGAATCTGAGAAGTGGAGACGTGGGTGAGGGGGCAACTGGCCAAAGCTGACCTCCAGAGAGATGAGGGAGGGAGCAGGAGCCCTGCACCTCCTGAGCAGAGCTGTAGGAGTCAGACCTCTGGGCTCGGGTCTGCAGCCCAGCCCGAAGCCCCAGAGCCTCTGGGAGGCGAGCTCATGGGGCCTTGTGGACGGGGAGGCCTGTGCTTCCTGACCGTGCACCTGAGAGAACCCTTCCTGGGCCCAGTGCCACCGCTCGCAGAAACGAAGAGGGACTCGGTCTCCACAGGACATGCCCAACCAGGCACCAGGAGCCCAGCAgctgtgttcatagcagctccACATGGGGACACTGCCCACAGCAGCCACTAGGGTGGGAAGAAGACTGTGCCTCTCTACCGCTTGGGCCTGGGGAAGAGAATGGAGAGAGAACCAGAACATCCAGACCTGCAGAGTCAGAGGTCAGAGGGTGGTGCCCCTGGGAGACGGATGATGTCTGTATAGGGGTGCTGGCGGCATGAGGACACCCCCtgtccatgtccaactctgcgagaaCAGATCTGAGACGAGCCCCAACCCTAACCTCAGGCCTCCACCCCTTCTGCCCAGGTCACCTCTGTGCAGCCCAACTAGTCTGACAGGCTTCTACACATCCCATATGGGGCACTCCTGGCCCCACCCAGAGGGGAGGGGGTGTAGGTCTCTGCATAAGGGACTGTGAGACCCCCATGCTCCCCGTAGCCCCAGAAGTGCAGGAGCCTGCTTTGTGCTTGCCCTCAGAAATGTTTGTCACGCTTCACCCACGTCAGGCTAAGCGATGGGAAGAGCAGGAGCCCTGAGTTTCTAGGAGACCGAGGCTCTGGGGCAGGAACTGTGACCTGGACCACACCTCTGTCCTCAGGCTCCAGCATGTCCCCTCCATGTAGCCCTGACTCTCACTggacagggcaggaggaggaggaactagCTGCCCATCACATTCGAGCTGCCGCACAAGCCTTGGGGCACTCTGGGTCCCTTCTGGGGCCAGTTTCCTCGTCCGTCAGATGACGCACCTTTCTAAGGGCTATGTGGTAATTCACACTGGCCCCTTGTCTGTTTTCTAGAACAAGCCAGGCTCGCTGCCTCGCTGCCTCAGGGCTTTCGCACTTGCTATCCCCCTTCCTGGAATGTCATTCCCCCAGATAGGTGGCACCCCTACTCTGTGCTCAAATGCATCTTTGCTCAAATGCCACCTTTTCTGGGAAATCTGCAGAGTTCCTGGCGAGGAAACTCATCCCTTGTGGGTGGCAAATTGCAAGGCAGGAAGTACAGTGAAATTCCACACTTGTACAAAGCATTTCTAAGCCTGACTGTGTAAGTTTGCAAGGGCATAGAACACAGTCTGGAAGAACATACACTAAGCCATGTTAACTGTAGTTCCTCTTGGAAGTGAGGCTGGGAATTTTCTAGATACGTTTGGGTCCTTTTGTAGTATTTGAGTGTTTTTAAGAAGATTGGTCCCTTGTCACttttttaacttagaaattaAAATCAGGAGTGTGCTCCTGTGGGTCATGGAATTTGCAATCCGATCCTCACGAAAGCCCCGCTGAAGTGGAAGTTGCATCTGtcacccattttccagatgatggAACTGAGATTCAGAGGACCCTGAAGTCACAAGGTGCAGGGCTGGCATCTACCAGGTCTGGATTCTTAGCCACGCCACTTCCTTTCCTCAGAAAGGAAGACAAGGGCCATCTGACTCTGCTTTTTAGCACCAGAAGCCGTTCTTCCAATGAAACTCTGGCTGGAAGCCCAGTTTGTAAAATGGGTAGCAGAGGGGCTGCTCTGGTGCAGAAGTGAGGCTGAGAGGCTCTTGAACCTCTGCCCCTAGGGCACCCCAGCACCCAGGGGATCTGAGGACCCTAGCCTGAAAGTTGCCCAGCGAGGTGACTCGGAAGGCCAGGGTTCTAGCAATACCGCTTCTGCTGAAAgggacaaagacagaaatgtgttATGGGTCATGTAAACAGGTGAGGAGTCATCTTGCTTTAAATAAGATTGCCCTCAATTATCCTGAACCGTGGCCCCCTTGGAGAGTTTTTGTGTGGAAGACTCACTTAGCCTACTTtggtttcaaaaacaaaacaaccctagACCCTGGAATAAATGCAAGCCCTCACTCTCCCAGCCCTCATTAGAACAGGCCCCAGTCTCCCCTGTGTCCTTTGCTGCTGGGCCTCCAGAAGTGCCGGCACAGGGCAGGGGACCAGTGATTTTTGTCGAATGAACGAATGACTGAATGAGCGAGCCAATGAACGAACCAATGAATGAACGGACAGACCAGGCCTTGATTGGTCGACCTTCTTGCATACTGACATCAACACAGAGCCTTCAGCCACACTGGCTTTGAGATTTGAGGAACAAATCAAGATGAAGAGTAGTACtggacttggggcttccctggtggctcagtggtaaagaatccacctgccaacgcaggagccgtgggttcaatccctggtccaggaagatcccacatgctatggagcaactaagcccatgcacacacgggcacaactactgagcccaggagccacaactactgagctcacattctgcaactaccgagcccatgtcctgcaactaccaaagcctgtgagccctagagcctgtgctctgcaacaagagcagccacagaaatgagaagcccaagcaacacagatagagagtagcccccacttgccactaGAGAACAGAGAACACTAGAGAATagtccatgcagcaacaaagacccagcacagcccaaaataaataaaacaaataaataaaattaaaaaaaagaaaagaaacatggaGGCATGTGGGAGACAGGAGAACAGCAGACTTTGCTGCTATAGGCGAGGGCCACCGTGTACGCTAAAATCAGTGGGAGAATGTTTAAGGAGGAGCAAGATCTGCATGGTCGCAAGTTATTTCTCCCCAAATATTTATTAGTTAGAGAGGAGAAAACAATAATTCTATAATAGAGAGACCTGGAGGACACCAGGGTCACTAGTGGACAAGGTTGGGATCCCCAGCAATGGCATGAAGTGTCATGTCCCTCCTGACGTTTTTTGCCATTTTTCCGATAATACACAGCCCCCATCCAACCTTTAGAAAGCATCAGACAAACCCAAGTTGAGCAACGTTTCACACAACACCTGGAGAGTGCTCTTTGAAAAGTAAAGTTcatgggagagaaggaaagactgAGGAGGCTTTCCAGGTTGGAAGAGACGGAGGAGACGTGCAGCCAAGGCCACCGAGATGGGGCAGAACAAatacacagggagctcagtggaCCTGGTGCTTAACTGGCTTAAGACAACAAGAGCGTCTCCACTCAGTTCTGGAGATCAGAGCCCAACACGAGGGCAGATCTGTGCTCTTGCCAGAGCCCACCGCAGCCCTGGGTCGGGGGGAGGATCTATTTCCTGCCTTTCGCCAGCATTCCTTGACTCTTGGCCCCTGCTTCATCCTCAGAgccctctgacctctgcttctgtcCTCACCTCTCCAGCCACCCTGCCTCTCTTACAGGGCCTTTGTGACAGCACTGGGCCCACCTGGATTGCCAGGCTACTCACCGCATCCCAAGGTCCTCATCTTGGTCACACCTGCAAAGTCCCCTTTGCCAGGTTCAATCACATATTCTTGGTCCCAGAAACTCTGACGGGCTCACGCTGGGGTCAGGAAGCCTGCCTCCCAGGGCACAGATGGGGAACCCAAGGCCTGCTCAGCCCTGGTCGTGGAATGACCCCCAGGAGAGCTGCGTACGCTCTTCACGTGGCAGACATGCGCCTGGAGATGCACAGACAGCTCTTCAGCCTCGCTGGACCCTGTGAGTCAGGTGAATGAGCCCATTCTACAGACGAGGAGACTGAGTCTTGGCAAGTGGGTTTGCACAAAGTCTGGCAGGGGGTCAGGGTGGAGCTGAGTCAGTGTCCCTGCACTTTCCTGACAGTGTATCTGAATTACTCAACTCTGTGCCCTCTGCACACAGGCCCCCTGGTCCCCAGAGGATCCTAGTTTCCCTGGCATGGTTACTTCCCTTCACACCTGCAGAgatgggtgggggagggcaggtggGTGTGTCCTGCACTTGGGCATTTTCCACCAGAACCCAAGCCTGGCAGGTCTCAGTAACGGCCTTCTACCATGGGGAGTGGACTCAGGTCTGCGTGTCTtgcttcttctctccttccccaagATGCATTTGGCAACAGCACCTGAGCCCCATCATCTTTCTTCCAGCCCCCTACCTCAGCACAGCAAGTCCCTGCAGATGGG
Proteins encoded in this window:
- the LOC113877490 gene encoding uncharacterized protein LOC113877490, whose product is MGQNKYTGSSVDLVLNWLKTTRASPLSSGDQSPTRGQICALARAHRSPGSGGGSISCLSPAFLDSWPLLHPQSPLTSASVLTSPATLPLLQGLCDSTGPTWIARLLTASQGPHLGHTCKVPFARFNHIFLVPETLTGSRWGQEACLPGHRWGTQGLLSPGRGMTPRRAAYALHVADMRLEMHRQLFSLAGPCESAPYLSTASPCRWAPKISRQVWHEVSSEPAGRETSPDTARVTSLGWAGAPHQPSPGGAGDIASVVAPSTCLLLQRPLHFPPACEVPWKILCEEAVPRGEGVHHPVSTQSCPWKG